A single region of the Variovorax paradoxus genome encodes:
- a CDS encoding tripartite tricarboxylate transporter substrate binding protein, whose amino-acid sequence MIRKLTRPLALALALPLAAISLTLAAPAAQAQAYPAKPIRMIVPFPPGGGTDILARLVAQKLTEANHWTVVPDNRGGAGGTIGIAEAARAAPGGYDIVMGQKDNMVVAPWLYKNLSYNPVKDLTAVAHVAYTPVVIVTQANSKFKTLNDVVTAARAAPDTVTYGSPGNGTTIHLAGEIFNGAAQIKMRHVPYKGSNAAMMDVLAGNVDLMVSSVPSALAQIKAGKLRPLAVTSAKRSTSLPDTPTVAELGYKGFDVSTWYGLFVPAKTPKDVIATLNTEVNKLLATPEMKAAIIAQGAEPQAMTPEQFETLLKTDYDKWKGIVQASGATIE is encoded by the coding sequence ATGATCCGCAAACTCACCCGTCCGCTGGCCCTTGCGCTGGCCCTTCCCCTGGCCGCCATTTCCCTCACGCTCGCCGCCCCTGCCGCGCAGGCTCAGGCCTACCCCGCCAAGCCCATTCGCATGATCGTGCCCTTCCCGCCCGGCGGCGGCACCGACATCCTGGCGCGCCTGGTGGCACAGAAGCTCACCGAGGCCAACCACTGGACCGTGGTGCCCGACAACCGCGGCGGCGCCGGCGGCACCATCGGCATTGCCGAGGCCGCGCGCGCCGCGCCCGGCGGCTACGACATCGTGATGGGCCAGAAGGACAACATGGTCGTTGCGCCCTGGCTCTACAAGAACCTGAGCTACAACCCGGTGAAAGACCTCACCGCCGTGGCCCACGTGGCCTACACGCCGGTGGTGATCGTCACGCAGGCCAACTCCAAGTTCAAGACGCTGAACGACGTGGTGACCGCTGCGCGCGCCGCGCCCGACACCGTCACCTACGGCTCGCCCGGCAACGGCACCACCATTCACCTGGCCGGCGAGATCTTCAACGGCGCCGCGCAGATCAAGATGCGCCACGTGCCCTACAAGGGCTCCAACGCGGCCATGATGGACGTGCTGGCGGGCAACGTCGACCTGATGGTGTCGTCGGTGCCTTCGGCGCTGGCGCAGATCAAGGCGGGCAAACTTCGCCCGCTGGCCGTGACCTCGGCCAAGCGCAGCACCTCGCTGCCCGACACGCCCACCGTGGCCGAGCTCGGCTACAAGGGCTTCGACGTGTCCACCTGGTACGGCCTGTTCGTGCCGGCCAAGACGCCGAAGGACGTGATCGCGACGCTGAATACGGAAGTGAACAAGCTGCTGGCCACGCCCGAAATGAAGGCCGCCATCATTGCCCAGGGCGCCGAGCCGCAGGCCATGACGCCCGAACAATTCGAGACACTGCTGAAGACCGACTACGACAAGTGGAAGGGCATCGTGCAAGCCTCGGGCGCGACTATCGAATAA
- a CDS encoding MBL fold metallo-hydrolase produces MAQRKNSNNAFLLNTTALAAAVVALLQGCAQTPQQQMAPSQASVAAHVATATRAAGSDLTALLTLCKPAPATRPPQAELDKGLAAFIARPAPPPGQAFDNLYFVGADWVSAWAIKTSDGIILVDALNTQAEAAALIEGGMRKLGLDPAQIKYVILTHGHGDHYGGAPYLAEKYRARVVMSEADWTMTETRLEFATPIWGAPPKRNAGGISAKDGDRITLGDTSVTLYLTPGHTMGTISPVFDVTSNGQKHRAMLWGGTGFNFGKDVPRLDSYIGATERMGAIVQTQRVDVLLSNHSNIDGSQAKLAALRQQPAPATNPFVLGTPAVERSLAVMGGCARAQRDRFLLQ; encoded by the coding sequence ATGGCACAGCGCAAGAATTCCAACAACGCCTTTCTGCTGAACACCACCGCGCTGGCCGCGGCGGTGGTCGCCCTGTTGCAGGGCTGCGCGCAGACGCCGCAGCAGCAGATGGCCCCGTCGCAGGCCAGCGTGGCGGCGCATGTCGCCACTGCGACGCGCGCCGCCGGCTCCGACCTGACGGCGCTGCTGACGCTCTGCAAACCCGCTCCCGCCACCCGGCCGCCCCAGGCCGAGCTGGACAAGGGCCTGGCCGCATTCATCGCCCGGCCTGCACCTCCGCCAGGCCAGGCATTCGACAACCTGTATTTCGTGGGTGCCGACTGGGTGAGCGCCTGGGCCATCAAGACCTCGGACGGCATCATCCTCGTCGATGCGCTCAACACCCAGGCCGAAGCCGCGGCGCTCATCGAGGGCGGCATGCGCAAGCTCGGCCTCGACCCGGCGCAGATCAAGTACGTGATCCTCACGCACGGCCACGGCGACCACTACGGCGGCGCGCCCTACCTTGCCGAGAAATACCGCGCACGCGTGGTGATGAGCGAGGCCGACTGGACCATGACCGAGACCCGCCTCGAGTTTGCGACGCCGATCTGGGGCGCGCCGCCCAAGCGCAACGCAGGCGGCATTTCCGCGAAGGACGGCGACCGCATCACGCTGGGCGATACCAGCGTCACGCTCTACCTCACGCCCGGCCACACCATGGGCACGATCTCTCCGGTGTTCGACGTCACCTCGAACGGCCAGAAGCACCGCGCCATGCTCTGGGGCGGCACGGGCTTCAACTTCGGCAAGGACGTGCCGCGGCTGGACAGCTACATCGGCGCCACGGAGCGCATGGGCGCCATCGTGCAGACCCAGCGCGTCGATGTGCTGCTGTCGAACCACTCGAACATCGACGGCTCGCAAGCCAAGCTCGCAGCGCTGCGGCAGCAGCCTGCTCCGGCAACGAACCCCTTTGTGCTCGGCACACCGGCGGTCGAGCGGTCGCTGGCGGTAATGGGCGGATGCGCGCGGGCGCAGCGCGACAGGTTCCTGCTGCAGTAG
- a CDS encoding SDR family NAD(P)-dependent oxidoreductase, with the protein MTTSQLTLITGASRGLGRAMAAQLLQAGHMVLGISRRQDPQLADLAAKAGVELIQWEQDLSEPVAAAARVSAWLKTLDGQRFDGVTLINNAGTVGNPAPLASAVPAELAQALRIGLEAPMLLTAAFLGATREWRGARKVLNISSGLGRNAMGSQAPYCAAKAGMDHYSRAVALEEAHMPNGARIVSLAPGVIDTDMQVQLRGASAEKFPDRGRFEKLKNEGMLDSPETAAAKVLKYLARADFGSNPVADVRDPA; encoded by the coding sequence ATGACCACCTCCCAACTCACCCTGATCACCGGCGCATCGCGCGGCCTGGGCCGTGCCATGGCCGCGCAGCTGCTGCAGGCCGGCCACATGGTGCTCGGCATCTCGCGCAGGCAAGACCCGCAGCTCGCCGATCTGGCTGCCAAGGCCGGCGTTGAACTCATTCAGTGGGAGCAAGACCTCTCGGAGCCTGTCGCCGCGGCGGCGCGCGTCTCCGCATGGCTCAAGACGCTCGACGGCCAGCGCTTCGACGGCGTGACCCTGATCAACAACGCGGGCACCGTCGGCAACCCGGCACCGCTCGCGAGTGCAGTGCCGGCCGAATTGGCGCAGGCCCTGCGCATCGGCCTCGAAGCGCCGATGCTGCTGACCGCCGCCTTCCTGGGCGCCACCCGCGAATGGCGCGGCGCGCGCAAGGTACTGAACATCTCGTCGGGCCTGGGCCGCAACGCCATGGGCAGCCAGGCGCCTTACTGCGCCGCCAAGGCGGGCATGGACCACTACTCGCGCGCCGTGGCGCTCGAAGAGGCGCACATGCCGAACGGCGCGCGCATCGTGTCGCTGGCGCCGGGCGTGATCGACACCGACATGCAGGTGCAATTGCGCGGCGCATCGGCCGAGAAGTTTCCGGACCGCGGACGCTTCGAAAAGCTGAAGAACGAAGGCATGCTCGACAGCCCCGAGACCGCCGCGGCCAAGGTGCTCAAGTACCTGGCGCGTGCGGATTTCGGCAGCAACCCCGTGGCCGACGTACGCGACCCGGCCTGA
- a CDS encoding Crp/Fnr family transcriptional regulator: MLHGHSNHSLHGASIKDRARSPNAEELDGIPWLPALTPTERRRAEAALVVGEAEVGDLVCRVGRSPTYWFGVVEGLLKMSNDNADGGSVTYAGIPPGGWFGEGTAMKREPYRYNIQALRRSVVAGLPIDSFHWLLDHSIGFNRFVMNQLNERLGQFIAALEIDRLNNPDARVARNLVSLFNPVLYPGVGEVLRITQQELAYLVGLSRQRVNEALNGLSAQGLIRVEYGGLRVLDLPGLRATAISNKKNTSPETETS; this comes from the coding sequence ATGCTTCACGGCCATTCAAATCACAGCCTGCACGGCGCTTCGATCAAGGACCGCGCGCGTTCTCCCAATGCCGAAGAGCTCGACGGCATTCCGTGGCTGCCCGCGCTCACGCCCACCGAGCGGCGCCGTGCCGAGGCCGCGCTGGTGGTGGGCGAGGCAGAGGTCGGCGACCTGGTGTGCCGCGTCGGACGCTCGCCCACCTATTGGTTCGGCGTGGTCGAAGGCCTGCTCAAGATGAGCAACGACAACGCCGATGGCGGCTCCGTCACCTATGCCGGCATACCGCCGGGCGGCTGGTTCGGCGAAGGCACGGCAATGAAGCGCGAGCCCTACCGCTACAACATCCAGGCTCTGCGGCGCAGCGTGGTGGCGGGCCTGCCGATCGACAGCTTTCACTGGCTGCTGGACCACTCCATCGGCTTCAACCGCTTTGTGATGAACCAGCTCAACGAGCGGCTCGGCCAGTTCATCGCGGCGCTGGAGATCGACCGCCTCAACAACCCCGACGCGCGCGTGGCGCGCAACCTGGTGTCGCTGTTCAACCCGGTGCTGTACCCCGGCGTGGGCGAAGTCTTGCGAATCACGCAGCAAGAGCTCGCCTACCTGGTCGGCCTTTCGCGCCAGCGCGTGAACGAGGCGCTCAACGGCCTTTCGGCGCAGGGGTTGATCCGGGTGGAGTACGGTGGGCTGCGCGTGCTCGACCTGCCGGGCCTGCGGGCCACCGCAATATCGAACAAGAAGAACACCTCACCGGAAACGGAAACCTCATGA
- a CDS encoding AMP-dependent synthetase/ligase, whose amino-acid sequence MQTTEPTFPRLLLAHAQAQPDAPAVREKDLGIWQTWSWSAVAQEVREMACGLASLGFKPFDNLSIVGANRPHLYMAVLAAQSLRGVPVPLYQDAVASEMVFMLQDAAIDFVIVEDQEQVDKLLECRELQKDQQHGIRHIIYDDPKGLRHYDQPGLMSYDQLRELGRTFDAANPGYYDRAVASGEASDVGVILYTSGTTGRPKGVCQTHASFIAAGRGGVETDKLGPGDNIMSYLPMAWVGDHLFSVAQWLVGGFTLNCPESSETVMNDMREIGPSYYFGPPRTFEGLLTAVSIRMEDAAAPKRWLYAKFMALAQRVGADILNGVPVGTGDRLMYSLGNLLVYGPLRNVLGMSRIRVAYTAGAAIGPDLFRFYRSIGVNLKQFYGQTETCAYVCLQQDGKVKLQTVGTAAPGIELKIADDGEVLVRGVSVLKEYYKRPDATAEVLDANGYFHTGDAGVLDSEGHLRIIDRAKDVGRLVSGAIFAPNYIENKLKFFPQIKEAVCFGNGRSEVCAAINIDFEAVGNWAERRGLAYGGYVDLAGKPEVLTLVGECIAKVNADLASEDGMGETQIARFLVLHKELDPDDDELTRTRKVRRGFIAEKYAVLVDALYGRKTEQFIETQVKFEDGRTGVVSATLKIVEAKTFPIVKAAA is encoded by the coding sequence GTGCAAACCACCGAACCCACCTTTCCCCGCCTGCTGCTCGCCCACGCCCAGGCCCAGCCCGATGCGCCCGCCGTTCGCGAGAAGGACCTGGGCATCTGGCAAACCTGGAGCTGGAGCGCCGTGGCCCAAGAGGTGCGCGAGATGGCCTGCGGCCTCGCGAGCCTGGGCTTCAAGCCCTTCGACAACCTGTCCATCGTGGGCGCCAACCGCCCGCACCTGTACATGGCGGTGCTCGCGGCGCAGAGCCTGCGCGGCGTGCCGGTGCCGCTCTACCAGGACGCCGTGGCGAGCGAGATGGTCTTCATGCTGCAGGACGCAGCCATCGACTTCGTGATCGTCGAAGACCAGGAGCAGGTCGACAAGCTGCTCGAGTGCCGCGAGCTGCAAAAGGACCAGCAGCACGGCATCCGCCATATCATCTACGACGACCCCAAGGGCCTGCGCCACTACGACCAGCCCGGGCTCATGAGCTACGACCAGCTGCGCGAGCTGGGCCGCACCTTCGACGCGGCGAACCCCGGCTACTACGACCGCGCGGTGGCCAGCGGCGAGGCAAGCGACGTCGGCGTGATCCTCTACACCTCCGGCACCACCGGCCGGCCCAAGGGCGTGTGCCAGACGCATGCGAGCTTCATTGCGGCGGGCCGCGGCGGCGTGGAAACCGACAAGCTCGGCCCCGGCGACAACATCATGAGCTACCTGCCCATGGCGTGGGTGGGCGACCACCTGTTCTCGGTGGCGCAGTGGCTGGTGGGGGGTTTCACGCTCAATTGCCCTGAGTCGAGCGAGACGGTGATGAACGACATGCGCGAGATCGGGCCGAGCTACTACTTCGGCCCGCCGCGCACCTTCGAAGGGCTGCTCACGGCCGTGTCGATCCGCATGGAAGACGCGGCGGCGCCCAAGCGCTGGCTCTATGCAAAGTTCATGGCGCTTGCGCAGCGCGTGGGCGCGGACATCCTCAACGGCGTGCCGGTCGGCACGGGCGACCGGCTGATGTACAGCCTGGGCAACCTGCTGGTCTACGGGCCGCTGCGCAACGTGCTGGGCATGAGCCGCATCCGCGTGGCGTACACCGCAGGCGCGGCCATCGGGCCCGACCTGTTTCGTTTCTACCGCTCCATTGGCGTCAACCTGAAGCAGTTCTACGGCCAGACCGAAACCTGCGCGTATGTGTGCCTGCAGCAGGACGGCAAGGTCAAGCTGCAAACGGTGGGCACCGCCGCGCCGGGCATCGAGCTGAAGATTGCCGACGATGGCGAAGTGCTGGTGCGCGGCGTGTCGGTGCTGAAGGAATACTACAAGCGCCCCGACGCCACCGCCGAAGTGCTCGACGCGAACGGCTACTTCCACACCGGCGATGCGGGCGTGCTCGACAGCGAAGGGCACCTGCGCATCATCGATCGCGCGAAGGACGTGGGCCGGCTCGTGAGCGGTGCGATCTTTGCGCCCAACTACATCGAGAACAAGCTCAAGTTCTTTCCGCAGATCAAGGAAGCAGTGTGCTTTGGCAACGGACGCAGCGAGGTCTGCGCGGCCATCAACATCGACTTCGAGGCCGTGGGCAACTGGGCCGAGCGGCGCGGGCTGGCCTACGGCGGCTATGTCGATCTGGCCGGCAAGCCCGAGGTTCTGACGCTGGTGGGCGAATGCATCGCCAAGGTCAACGCCGACCTTGCGAGCGAAGACGGCATGGGCGAGACGCAGATTGCGCGCTTCCTGGTGCTGCACAAGGAGCTCGATCCCGACGACGACGAGCTCACCCGCACGCGCAAGGTGCGCCGCGGCTTCATCGCCGAGAAGTACGCGGTGCTTGTCGATGCGCTCTATGGCCGCAAGACCGAGCAGTTCATCGAGACCCAGGTCAAGTTCGAGGACGGACGCACGGGGGTTGTCAGCGCCACGCTGAAGATCGTCGAGGCCAAGACCTTCCCCATCGTGAAGGCGGCGGCATGA
- a CDS encoding ABC transporter ATP-binding protein, whose translation MSSNRKIGDVILNVQNISLSFGGVKALTDISFNVREHEVRAIIGPNGAGKSSMLNCINGVYWPQQGSITFRGQTFKHMNSRQVAEMGVARTFQNLALFKGMSVLDNIMTGRNLKMKSGLFAQALRWGPAEREELKQREFVEHIIDFLEIQAHRKTPVGRLPYGLQKRVDLGRALAMEPQVLLLDEPMAGMNVEEKQDMSRFILDVNDEFGATIVLIEHDMGVVMDISDRVVVLDYGKKIGDGTPHEVRNNEDVIRAYLGVEH comes from the coding sequence ATGAGCAGCAATAGAAAAATCGGCGACGTCATCCTCAACGTGCAGAACATCTCGCTCAGCTTCGGCGGCGTGAAGGCGCTCACCGACATCAGCTTCAACGTGCGCGAGCACGAGGTGCGGGCCATCATCGGCCCCAACGGCGCGGGCAAGAGCTCGATGCTGAACTGCATCAACGGCGTGTACTGGCCGCAGCAGGGCTCCATCACCTTTCGCGGCCAGACCTTCAAGCACATGAACTCGCGCCAGGTGGCCGAGATGGGGGTGGCGCGCACCTTCCAGAACCTTGCGCTCTTCAAGGGCATGAGCGTGCTCGACAACATCATGACGGGCCGCAACCTCAAGATGAAGAGCGGGCTGTTCGCACAGGCGCTGCGCTGGGGCCCGGCAGAGCGCGAAGAGCTGAAGCAGCGCGAATTCGTCGAGCACATCATCGACTTTCTCGAGATTCAGGCACACCGCAAGACGCCGGTGGGCCGCCTGCCCTACGGCTTGCAAAAGCGCGTCGACTTGGGCCGCGCGCTGGCCATGGAACCGCAGGTGCTGTTGCTCGACGAGCCGATGGCCGGCATGAACGTGGAAGAAAAGCAGGACATGAGCCGCTTCATCCTCGACGTGAACGACGAGTTCGGCGCAACCATCGTCCTCATCGAGCACGACATGGGCGTGGTGATGGACATCTCCGACCGCGTGGTGGTGCTCGACTACGGCAAGAAGATCGGCGACGGCACGCCCCACGAGGTGCGCAACAACGAAGACGTCATCCGGGCGTATCTGGGTGTGGAGCACTGA
- a CDS encoding branched-chain amino acid ABC transporter permease, whose amino-acid sequence MGFFLETLFGGLMVGMLYSLIAIGFVLIYKASGVFNFAQGAMVLFAALAMARFAEWFPQWFGFESQILANILAFVAAMGVMVIVAWLIERLALSKLVNQEGITLLMATLGIAYFLDGVGQTIFGNDIYKIDVGMPKEPLMVLQDTFQGGLLLSQEDLIAALVAAGLVVVLAIFFQKTATGRALRAVADDHQAAQSIGIPLKRIWVIVWSVAGFSALVAGIIWGSKLGVQFSLSLVALKALPVVILGGLTSIPGAIIGGLLIGVGEKLSEIYLGPMLGGGIEIWFAYVLALVFLLVRPQGLFGEKIIDRV is encoded by the coding sequence ATGGGCTTTTTTCTAGAGACATTGTTTGGCGGCCTCATGGTCGGCATGCTCTATTCGCTGATCGCCATCGGCTTCGTTCTGATCTACAAGGCATCGGGCGTGTTCAACTTTGCGCAGGGCGCAATGGTGCTGTTCGCGGCGCTGGCCATGGCGCGCTTTGCCGAGTGGTTTCCGCAGTGGTTCGGCTTCGAAAGCCAGATCCTCGCGAACATCCTGGCTTTTGTGGCGGCCATGGGAGTGATGGTGATCGTGGCCTGGCTGATCGAGCGGCTCGCGCTCAGCAAGCTGGTGAACCAGGAAGGCATCACGCTCCTGATGGCCACGCTTGGCATTGCCTACTTTCTGGACGGCGTGGGCCAGACGATCTTCGGCAACGACATCTACAAGATCGACGTGGGCATGCCCAAGGAACCGCTGATGGTGCTGCAGGACACCTTCCAGGGCGGGCTGCTGCTGAGCCAGGAAGACCTGATCGCCGCGCTGGTGGCCGCGGGCCTCGTGGTGGTGCTGGCCATCTTCTTCCAGAAGACCGCCACGGGCCGTGCACTGCGCGCGGTGGCCGACGACCACCAGGCTGCGCAATCCATCGGCATTCCGCTCAAGCGCATCTGGGTGATCGTGTGGTCGGTGGCCGGCTTCTCGGCGCTGGTGGCCGGGATCATCTGGGGCTCCAAGCTGGGCGTGCAGTTCTCGCTTTCGCTGGTGGCGCTGAAGGCGCTGCCGGTGGTGATCCTGGGCGGCCTCACGTCGATTCCGGGCGCCATCATCGGCGGCCTGCTGATCGGCGTGGGCGAGAAGCTTTCTGAAATTTATCTCGGCCCCATGCTCGGTGGCGGCATCGAGATCTGGTTCGCTTATGTTCTTGCACTGGTCTTCCTGCTCGTGCGGCCTCAAGGGCTGTTCGGCGAAAAGATCATCGATCGGGTCTGA
- a CDS encoding branched-chain amino acid ABC transporter permease has protein sequence MFYRENGQFKSSYRADQQIFPIAQDRLAILVLLLVAFIVVPLGVSDYWMRAILTPFLILSLAALGLNILVGYCGQISLGTGAFMAVGAYAAYNFQVRIDGMPLIASLLLGGLCATIIGVLFGIPSLRIKGLYLAVATLAAQFFTDWAFLRIQWFTNNSSSGSVSVAGLNVFGVPIESPVQKYLFCLVFVVVFALLAKNLVRSAIGREWMAMRDMDVAAAVIGIRPVYAKLTAFAVSSFIVGVAGALWGFIHLGAWEPAAFSIDRSFQLLFMVIIGGLGSIMGSFFGAAFIVLLPLFLNQLPGWLGFSISTALASHLETMIFGALIVFFLIVEPHGLARLWSTGKEKLRLWPFPH, from the coding sequence ATGTTCTACAGAGAAAACGGCCAGTTCAAGTCGAGCTACCGGGCTGACCAGCAGATCTTTCCGATCGCGCAGGACCGCCTCGCCATTTTGGTGCTGCTGCTCGTGGCCTTCATCGTGGTGCCGCTGGGCGTGTCCGACTACTGGATGCGCGCCATCCTCACGCCCTTTCTTATTCTTTCGCTTGCGGCGCTGGGCCTCAACATCCTGGTTGGCTACTGCGGGCAGATTTCGCTGGGCACCGGTGCCTTCATGGCGGTGGGCGCGTATGCGGCCTACAACTTCCAGGTGCGCATCGACGGCATGCCGCTGATTGCATCGCTGCTGCTCGGCGGCCTGTGCGCCACGATCATCGGCGTGCTGTTCGGTATTCCCAGCCTGCGCATCAAGGGGCTGTACCTCGCGGTGGCCACGCTGGCGGCGCAGTTCTTTACCGACTGGGCGTTTCTTCGCATCCAGTGGTTCACCAACAACTCGTCTTCGGGTTCGGTGAGCGTGGCGGGGCTCAACGTGTTCGGCGTGCCGATCGAATCGCCGGTGCAGAAGTACCTGTTCTGCCTGGTCTTCGTGGTGGTGTTCGCATTGCTCGCCAAGAACCTGGTGCGCAGCGCCATCGGCCGCGAATGGATGGCGATGCGCGACATGGACGTGGCCGCCGCAGTGATCGGCATTCGCCCCGTGTACGCCAAGCTCACGGCCTTTGCGGTGAGCAGCTTCATCGTCGGGGTGGCCGGCGCGCTGTGGGGCTTCATTCACCTGGGCGCCTGGGAGCCCGCGGCGTTCAGCATCGACCGTTCGTTCCAGCTGCTGTTCATGGTGATCATCGGCGGGCTCGGCTCGATCATGGGCAGCTTCTTCGGCGCCGCGTTCATCGTGCTGCTGCCGCTCTTTCTGAACCAGCTGCCCGGGTGGCTGGGCTTCTCGATCTCGACCGCGCTGGCCTCGCACCTGGAGACCATGATCTTCGGCGCGCTGATCGTGTTCTTCCTCATCGTCGAACCGCACGGCCTTGCGCGGCTGTGGTCCACGGGCAAGGAGAAATTGCGGCTCTGGCCCTTCCCTCACTGA
- a CDS encoding ABC transporter substrate-binding protein has product MKLKSLALTAALVAGTVGTLLAPSLAQAQAKEQFFPLLVYRTGPYAPNGTPWANGKQDYIKYVNATGGINGVKIAYEECETGYATDKGVECYERLKGRPGVTLFDPQATGITFALTDKVPTDKIPLITLGYGLSASQDGSVFKWNFPLMGSYWTAADILVQHIGKKEGGMDKLKGKKIALVYHDSPFGKEPIPLLQERAKQNGFELSLIPVTAPGVEQKSAWLQVRQSRPDYVLLWGWGVMNSTALKEAVATGYPREKMYGVWWAGAEPDVKDVGANAKGYNALALNTSGTEPKVIQEILKQVHDKGQGTGPKEEVGSVLYTRGVIIQMLGVEAVKRAQERFGKGKVMTGEQVRWGMENLALDQKKLDALGFSGVLRPVSTSCQDHMGSTWARVHTWDGAKWGGMSDWYQADEQIIKPMVKVAAEKYAGEKKLTRRDAADCSS; this is encoded by the coding sequence ATGAAACTGAAATCGCTCGCTCTGACCGCCGCCCTGGTGGCCGGCACCGTCGGCACGCTGCTTGCGCCATCGCTCGCGCAAGCCCAGGCCAAGGAACAGTTCTTCCCGCTGCTGGTGTACCGCACCGGGCCCTATGCGCCCAACGGCACGCCATGGGCCAACGGCAAGCAGGACTACATCAAGTACGTCAATGCCACCGGCGGCATCAACGGCGTGAAGATCGCATACGAAGAGTGCGAAACCGGCTACGCCACCGACAAGGGCGTGGAGTGCTACGAGCGCCTGAAGGGCCGCCCCGGCGTGACGCTGTTCGACCCACAGGCCACCGGCATCACCTTTGCGCTGACCGACAAGGTGCCTACCGACAAGATCCCGCTCATCACGCTGGGCTACGGCCTCTCGGCATCGCAGGACGGCAGCGTGTTCAAGTGGAACTTCCCGCTGATGGGCAGCTACTGGACCGCGGCCGACATCCTGGTGCAGCACATCGGCAAGAAGGAAGGCGGCATGGACAAGCTCAAGGGCAAGAAGATCGCCCTTGTCTATCACGACTCGCCTTTCGGCAAGGAGCCGATTCCGCTGCTGCAGGAGCGCGCCAAGCAGAACGGCTTCGAGCTGTCGCTCATTCCGGTCACCGCGCCCGGCGTGGAACAGAAGTCCGCCTGGCTGCAGGTGCGCCAGTCGCGGCCCGACTACGTGCTGCTGTGGGGCTGGGGCGTGATGAACTCCACCGCGCTGAAGGAAGCGGTGGCCACGGGCTACCCGCGCGAGAAGATGTACGGCGTGTGGTGGGCCGGCGCCGAACCTGACGTGAAGGACGTGGGCGCCAATGCCAAGGGCTACAACGCGCTGGCGCTCAACACCTCGGGCACCGAGCCCAAGGTGATCCAGGAAATCCTCAAGCAGGTGCACGACAAGGGCCAGGGCACGGGGCCGAAGGAAGAAGTGGGCTCGGTGCTCTACACGCGCGGCGTGATCATCCAGATGCTCGGTGTCGAAGCCGTGAAGCGCGCGCAGGAGCGCTTCGGCAAGGGCAAGGTCATGACGGGCGAGCAAGTGCGCTGGGGCATGGAGAACCTGGCGCTCGACCAGAAGAAGCTCGACGCGCTGGGCTTCTCCGGCGTGCTGCGTCCGGTGAGCACATCGTGCCAGGACCACATGGGATCGACCTGGGCGCGCGTGCACACCTGGGACGGCGCCAAGTGGGGCGGCATGTCCGACTGGTACCAGGCCGACGAGCAGATCATCAAGCCGATGGTGAAGGTTGCGGCCGAAAAGTACGCGGGCGAGAAGAAGCTCACCCGCCGCGACGCGGCCGACTGCAGTTCCTGA
- a CDS encoding ABC transporter ATP-binding protein: MSESKILLDVNGIEVIYNHVILVLKGVSLTVPEGGIVALLGGNGAGKTTTLRAVSNLLAGERGAVTKGTIELRGERIEALSPSELVKRGLIQVMEGRHCFAHLTIEENLMTGAYTRTDGKAAVQQTLEKVYAYFPRLKTRRTSQAAYTSGGEQQMCAIGRALMANPTMVLLDEPSMGLAPQIVEEVFEIVKDLNTKERVTFLLAEQNTNMALRYADYGYILENGRIVMDGEAKSLRENEDVKEFYLGVGGADRKSFRDVKSYKRRKRWLA, from the coding sequence ATGAGCGAATCCAAAATCCTTCTCGACGTCAACGGCATCGAGGTCATCTACAACCACGTGATCCTGGTGCTGAAGGGCGTTTCGCTCACAGTGCCCGAGGGCGGAATCGTGGCGCTGCTCGGCGGCAACGGCGCGGGCAAGACGACCACGCTGCGCGCCGTGAGCAACCTGCTCGCGGGCGAACGCGGCGCGGTGACCAAGGGCACCATCGAATTGCGCGGCGAGCGAATCGAGGCGCTCTCGCCCTCCGAACTGGTGAAGCGCGGGCTCATCCAGGTGATGGAAGGCCGCCACTGCTTCGCTCACCTGACGATCGAGGAAAACCTGATGACGGGGGCCTACACGCGCACCGACGGCAAGGCGGCGGTGCAACAGACGCTGGAGAAGGTGTATGCGTACTTCCCGCGCCTGAAGACGCGGCGCACATCGCAGGCGGCGTATACCTCAGGCGGCGAGCAGCAGATGTGCGCCATCGGCCGCGCGCTGATGGCCAACCCGACGATGGTGCTGCTGGACGAACCCTCGATGGGCCTGGCGCCGCAGATCGTGGAGGAGGTGTTCGAGATCGTGAAAGACCTGAACACCAAGGAGCGCGTGACCTTTCTGCTGGCCGAGCAGAACACCAACATGGCGCTGCGCTATGCCGACTACGGCTACATCCTGGAGAACGGCCGCATCGTGATGGACGGCGAGGCCAAGAGCCTGCGCGAGAACGAGGACGTGAAGGAGTTCTACCTTGGCGTCGGCGGTGCGGACCGGAAGAGTTTCCGCGACGTGAAGAGCTACAAGCGGCGCAAGAGGTGGCTGGCGTGA